A portion of the Micromonospora tarapacensis genome contains these proteins:
- the tgmC gene encoding ATP-grasp peptide maturase system methyltransferase, whose product MVEQMVAAGSLRSGPWLAAFTAVPRHLFLRRFFRQSGDLSGWEAVSDTDPGALEMIYDGATWVTQLDNDPHRWQNARGADKPTPGTPTSSSTAPGLMALMLEALDVHDGHRVLEIGTGSGYNAALLSHRLGSTLVTTVEVDPAVADSARASLHAAGYTPTVAVADGSAGHPEGSPYDRLIATCSASTVPPAWIDQVRPGGMILTSLYRDLGGGPLVLLHVVGNGQAQGRFLPEYGGFMPLRLHPPADTGPLLDAALAGTTPPARPTSLGADLLDSADFGMVAALRLPGVASIGFAPDDSGPQRWLLAADGSWACLDETTLTVSQHGTRRLWDEIEDIHLQWTQLGEPSRDRLGVTVTATGEHRFWLDTPDGAWWSHPAETATT is encoded by the coding sequence ATGGTAGAGCAGATGGTCGCGGCCGGCAGCCTGCGCAGCGGGCCGTGGCTTGCCGCGTTCACCGCTGTACCCCGGCATCTGTTCCTGCGCCGGTTCTTCCGCCAAAGCGGCGACCTGTCCGGCTGGGAGGCGGTCAGCGACACCGACCCGGGCGCGTTGGAGATGATCTACGACGGCGCCACCTGGGTCACCCAACTGGACAACGACCCGCACCGGTGGCAGAACGCACGCGGCGCTGACAAGCCCACCCCGGGCACACCTACCTCGTCTAGCACCGCCCCCGGGTTGATGGCGCTCATGCTCGAAGCGCTCGACGTACATGACGGACACCGGGTCCTGGAGATCGGCACGGGAAGCGGCTACAACGCCGCGCTGCTGTCCCACCGGCTCGGCTCTACGTTGGTCACCACGGTGGAGGTAGACCCGGCCGTAGCCGACTCGGCCCGCGCCAGCCTGCACGCCGCCGGCTACACACCGACCGTGGCCGTAGCGGACGGGTCAGCCGGCCACCCCGAGGGCTCGCCCTACGACCGCCTGATCGCCACCTGCTCGGCGAGCACCGTCCCACCGGCGTGGATCGACCAGGTACGCCCTGGTGGGATGATCCTGACCAGCCTGTACCGCGACCTGGGCGGCGGCCCGCTCGTGCTGCTGCACGTGGTCGGGAACGGGCAGGCGCAGGGCCGATTCCTGCCCGAATACGGGGGGTTCATGCCGCTGCGCCTCCACCCGCCAGCCGACACCGGGCCGCTGCTCGACGCGGCACTAGCCGGCACCACCCCACCGGCCCGGCCGACCAGCCTCGGGGCAGACCTGCTTGACAGCGCGGACTTCGGCATGGTCGCCGCGTTGCGGCTTCCCGGCGTCGCCTCGATCGGGTTCGCGCCAGACGACAGCGGTCCGCAACGGTGGCTGCTGGCCGCAGACGGTTCCTGGGCGTGCCTGGACGAGACCACGCTCACCGTGTCCCAGCACGGCACCCGCCGGCTATGGGACGAAATCGAAGACATCCACCTACAGTGGACCCAGCTCGGTGAACCGTCCCGGGACCGGCTCGGCGTTACCGTCACCGCCACCGGTGAACACCGGTTCTGGCTCGACACCCCAGACGGGGCATGGTGGAGCCACCCCGCCGAAACGGCGACGACCTAA
- the tgmB gene encoding ATP-grasp ribosomal peptide maturase: MGRAVTLVLTHPFDPTADYVVMELNRRGAPVFRCDPGQFPQRLTVAARLDGSEGAGAGWVGGLHLPERHVSLADVGCVYYRRPTGFDLPAGMSEQVRRWSANEARMGVGGVLAALPRWLNHPVDIGRAEYKPVQLTHARVCGLRVPATLVTNDPAEARAFVGEAGRAVYKPFTPTGITEAGSHRVTFTTPITVADVDESIRLTAHLIQAWVDKAYEVRLTVADDTLLAARIDTSSEAAAADWRADYDAVTYTPLPEVPDTVRDGVRALLGRLRLRFGTLDFIVSPDGAWWFLEVNPNGQWAWIEDATGLPITAAITDALMREDM; encoded by the coding sequence GTGGGCCGCGCGGTGACGCTGGTGCTGACCCACCCGTTTGACCCGACCGCCGACTACGTGGTCATGGAGCTGAACCGGCGCGGGGCGCCGGTGTTCCGGTGCGACCCGGGCCAGTTCCCCCAGCGGTTGACCGTCGCGGCCCGGCTCGATGGCTCAGAAGGGGCGGGTGCGGGCTGGGTCGGCGGCCTGCACCTACCCGAACGCCATGTGTCCCTTGCCGACGTTGGGTGTGTGTACTACCGGCGCCCGACCGGGTTCGACCTGCCGGCGGGCATGAGTGAGCAGGTCCGCCGCTGGTCGGCCAACGAGGCACGCATGGGCGTGGGCGGGGTGCTGGCGGCGTTGCCGCGCTGGCTGAACCACCCGGTGGACATCGGCCGGGCCGAGTACAAGCCAGTGCAGCTCACGCACGCCCGCGTGTGCGGGCTGCGTGTGCCCGCCACGCTGGTGACCAACGACCCGGCGGAAGCGCGGGCCTTCGTGGGCGAGGCGGGGCGGGCGGTGTACAAGCCGTTCACCCCGACCGGGATCACCGAGGCCGGCTCGCACCGGGTCACCTTCACCACCCCGATCACCGTGGCCGACGTTGACGAGTCGATCCGGCTGACCGCCCACCTGATCCAGGCGTGGGTGGACAAGGCGTACGAGGTTCGCCTGACCGTGGCCGACGACACCCTTCTTGCTGCGCGGATCGACACCAGCAGCGAGGCGGCGGCGGCGGACTGGCGCGCCGACTACGATGCCGTGACCTACACGCCCTTGCCGGAGGTTCCCGATACCGTGCGGGATGGCGTGCGGGCGTTGCTGGGCCGGCTGCGGCTGCGTTTCGGCACCTTGGACTTCATCGTTTCTCCAGACGGCGCGTGGTGGTTCCTGGAGGTCAACCCGAACGGGCAATGGGCCTGGATCGAGGACGCTACCGGGCTGCCGATCACGGCCGCGATCACCGACGCACTGATGCGGGAGGACATGTGA
- the tgmA gene encoding putative ATP-grasp-modified RiPP, producing MLATTVPGRAGPADAARAPEADPLYPASGLFPLGRPFGLLPESDEVCPEELLPFGLRRAVVGKPLPVGDLSAYGYDHDQQIGTVRDGDTVVPLMRHTTGQTSTTTNADGHKGPDSDTDHRED from the coding sequence ATGTTGGCAACCACGGTGCCGGGCCGGGCAGGTCCGGCCGATGCCGCTCGTGCGCCGGAGGCGGACCCGCTGTACCCGGCCAGTGGGCTGTTCCCGCTGGGGCGGCCGTTCGGGCTGCTGCCGGAATCAGATGAGGTGTGTCCGGAGGAGCTGTTGCCGTTCGGGCTGCGCCGGGCAGTGGTCGGCAAACCGCTACCGGTCGGCGACCTGTCGGCCTACGGCTACGACCACGACCAGCAAATCGGCACGGTCCGCGACGGTGACACGGTGGTGCCGCTGATGCGGCACACCACCGGGCAGACCAGCACGACCACGAACGCGGACGGGCACAAGGGTCCGGACTCCGACACCGACCATCGGGAGGACTGA
- a CDS encoding helix-turn-helix domain-containing protein: MARTPVTEHFGAMLKRAREAAGLSREEFGKLVGYAPSTIGAFETGERFPQPALVKGADEHLGTGDKFAMLYDMLLLTGDVYKEGFRPWRDAEGEATCIWTYELALIPGLLQTEGYARALLDNDETEVTSRLARQDIFSRDDPPPPTLVALIEERALRTLIGDEEIMREQLDHLVSAAQRHMIQVVPHGTRTYLHLDGPFAIATVDGRDQAFVETPIQGFVVDDAPVVLDMRRRWDVIRAQAMSAHQSIEYIQEAKGQWT; encoded by the coding sequence GTGGCGAGGACGCCCGTTACCGAGCACTTCGGCGCGATGCTAAAGCGTGCCCGGGAAGCAGCCGGACTGTCTAGAGAGGAGTTTGGGAAGCTCGTCGGCTACGCGCCGAGCACCATCGGGGCGTTCGAGACCGGGGAGCGGTTCCCCCAACCCGCGCTGGTCAAGGGAGCAGACGAACACCTCGGTACCGGTGACAAGTTTGCGATGCTCTACGACATGCTGCTGCTTACCGGTGACGTGTACAAGGAGGGCTTCCGTCCGTGGCGCGACGCGGAAGGCGAGGCAACCTGCATCTGGACGTACGAACTCGCGCTGATCCCCGGTCTGCTTCAGACGGAGGGATACGCACGGGCGCTGCTGGACAACGACGAGACCGAGGTTACCTCCCGGCTGGCGCGACAGGACATCTTCTCCCGCGACGACCCACCTCCGCCCACATTGGTAGCGCTCATCGAAGAACGTGCCCTACGTACCCTCATCGGGGACGAGGAGATCATGCGCGAGCAACTGGATCACCTCGTCAGCGCGGCGCAGCGGCACATGATCCAAGTCGTCCCGCACGGCACCCGTACGTACCTGCACCTTGACGGACCGTTCGCCATCGCGACGGTCGACGGCCGTGACCAGGCGTTCGTAGAGACGCCGATCCAGGGTTTCGTGGTGGACGACGCTCCGGTAGTCTTGGACATGCGGCGCCGGTGGGATGTGATCCGAGCACAGGCGATGTCCGCACATCAGTCAATCGAGTACATACAGGAAGCAAAGGGGCAATGGACCTAA
- a CDS encoding DUF397 domain-containing protein, producing the protein MDLKWRKSSRSGTGNGNCVEVATNVAGMVAVRDSKNPDGPMLTASPAEWRAFLSTVRQA; encoded by the coding sequence ATGGACCTAAAGTGGCGTAAGTCGTCGCGATCCGGTACGGGAAACGGTAACTGCGTTGAGGTTGCTACCAACGTAGCCGGCATGGTTGCCGTGCGTGACAGCAAGAACCCAGACGGGCCAATGCTGACCGCGAGCCCGGCCGAGTGGCGCGCCTTCCTGTCGACCGTTCGGCAGGCGTAA
- a CDS encoding DUF2637 domain-containing protein, producing MKGSMLVTRISAALVAVVAGYVSYLHIVDVAMDVGERREVAYALPVTIDALMVMSTLAMLAARRAGRKPSSWAYCGFLFGVAVSVTANVASAAPTWPARAVAAIPAVSLLLAVEVLIRATAYQPATEPAQPADEPPAPPPPPAPSRPAAPRPAVNGSDGHGRKGGRKRRGEAGTAAAGVLAAHPDAPVAELARLAGVSRATVRRARTNGTDSHAGGARPVTDRSVVASTNHQ from the coding sequence GTGAAGGGCTCCATGCTGGTCACCCGCATCTCGGCGGCGTTGGTGGCCGTGGTCGCCGGGTATGTGTCCTATTTGCATATCGTGGATGTGGCCATGGACGTAGGCGAGCGTCGGGAGGTGGCCTATGCGCTGCCGGTCACGATCGACGCGCTGATGGTCATGTCCACGCTGGCGATGCTGGCCGCGCGGCGTGCCGGACGCAAGCCGTCATCCTGGGCGTACTGCGGGTTCCTGTTCGGGGTGGCCGTATCGGTCACCGCTAACGTGGCCTCCGCTGCGCCGACCTGGCCAGCGCGCGCCGTGGCCGCCATCCCGGCCGTGTCGCTGCTGCTGGCCGTGGAGGTTCTGATCCGCGCCACCGCATACCAGCCGGCCACGGAGCCGGCCCAACCGGCGGACGAGCCTCCCGCGCCGCCGCCGCCGCCAGCACCGTCACGGCCGGCCGCTCCACGTCCGGCCGTCAACGGTAGTGATGGCCATGGCCGCAAGGGTGGCCGTAAGCGGCGTGGTGAAGCGGGCACTGCGGCGGCCGGCGTCCTGGCCGCGCACCCGGACGCGCCGGTGGCCGAACTGGCGCGCCTGGCCGGGGTCAGCCGCGCCACCGTGCGCCGTGCGCGGACCAACGGGACGGACTCTCACGCGGGCGGCGCCCGCCCGGTCACGGATCGGTCCGTCGTGGCGAGTACCAATCACCAGTGA
- a CDS encoding amino acid adenylation domain-containing protein, which produces MTRRGASPEGSPPGGAAGGAGRGARLPGPHLVAALLGIWLAGGAYVPLDPLAPARRRREVVAHSGARIVLTDATGGYPDAAAADLPPGTLRCDVGRLVGAGDATPLPVRVTGPRQAAYMIFTSGSTGAPKGVVVEHEALANRVHWGVRALKLGPDDRVLQKTPLTFDAAGWEIFAPLLCGAAVTFGRPGAGRDAGELVRSVREQQATVVQLVPTLLRLLTVEPELDRCHSLRLICCAGEPLHAELCQRVRERLDVEILNTYGPTECAIDALAGPFDPAQRHGPVPIGRPIDNLRHLLLPPAAGVTEDESARELYLCGTGVGRGYHGDAAQTAERFLPDPDGPPGARMYRTGDLVRVRPDGALEFVGRVDDQVKINGVRVEPGEVEAVLETHPDVIEAAVRAVTDPHGTRRLAAWVVTSRDDAVDEFLGHLRDRLPPSAVPAYLSRLATLPRTTSGKTDRARLPEPDWAGPAPRTADSPTPGTAAEQIVVAAWRRLLGVDDIGPEDDFYRLGGHSLLMTRLLATLRELSGLDLDFRELNLATTVREQARLLRQAQRARPIERLPAGARLPLSHAQERFWVLDRMNPGSPEYLLPMLVRLDGDTTAAVVREALTRLMARHEVLRTCYRMDAEGLRAVLEPAPDVPLRTVETTPAEVGKVVAAELGTGFDLAAAPLFRATLVRDGGAGQLLLLVCHHIICDGWSTRILADELAETIAAIGQGRPAHLPELPIRYSDAVAWLRSRLTGELLAEQIGYWRQTLADLPPLDLPIRGGRPEQRSIEGGAVRFEIPAASVRELLEIGRQAGATPYVVCLTLWIVLLGNAGSGWDFGVGAPHSGRTRPELHDLVGLFIDVVVIRARLTPELTFTEALTRVERTCREGLAHQAAPFEAVADALVQPRDPARTPLFQTLVTMAGDGLVGQHWQEADLDLLAQAWTVARTDLALTVWPQPDGRYVGAVEYASALYDRATAVTLADRLRALAGRFAAEPALPVGAAGPVLAMPVAAPAANADHTATTASAPPALAPHQETILGFIRDLLGRDDIGTDDDILERGGNSLLAARLLWTIKSVFGVELPMRTFFDQPTAAGLGREVERLVCAEIDGFGDVGKG; this is translated from the coding sequence CTGACGCGGCGTGGTGCGTCGCCCGAGGGCTCGCCACCCGGGGGTGCGGCCGGAGGCGCCGGTCGGGGTGCTCGTCTCCCCGGTCCGCACCTGGTCGCCGCGCTGCTCGGGATCTGGCTGGCCGGTGGCGCCTACGTGCCGCTCGACCCGCTCGCCCCGGCCCGGCGCCGACGCGAGGTCGTCGCGCACTCCGGCGCCCGGATCGTCCTCACCGACGCGACCGGCGGGTACCCGGACGCCGCGGCGGCGGACCTGCCGCCGGGCACCCTCCGCTGCGACGTCGGCCGCCTGGTCGGCGCGGGCGATGCCACCCCGCTGCCGGTACGGGTGACCGGACCACGCCAGGCCGCGTACATGATCTTCACCTCGGGATCGACGGGCGCGCCCAAGGGTGTCGTCGTCGAACACGAGGCCCTCGCCAACCGGGTGCACTGGGGTGTCCGTGCCCTGAAGCTCGGCCCGGACGACCGGGTGCTCCAGAAGACCCCGCTGACGTTCGACGCGGCCGGCTGGGAGATCTTCGCGCCGCTGCTCTGCGGCGCCGCGGTGACGTTCGGCCGGCCCGGGGCCGGTCGGGACGCCGGCGAACTCGTCCGATCCGTCCGGGAGCAGCAGGCCACCGTGGTGCAGCTCGTGCCCACCCTGCTGCGACTGCTCACGGTCGAACCCGAGCTGGACCGCTGCCACAGCCTGCGGCTGATCTGTTGCGCCGGCGAACCCCTGCACGCGGAGCTGTGCCAGCGGGTCCGGGAACGGCTCGACGTCGAGATCCTCAATACCTACGGTCCCACCGAGTGCGCCATCGACGCCCTGGCCGGGCCCTTCGACCCCGCGCAGCGGCACGGTCCGGTGCCGATCGGGCGCCCCATCGACAACCTGCGCCACCTGCTGCTGCCGCCCGCGGCAGGGGTCACCGAGGACGAGTCGGCGCGGGAGCTGTACCTCTGCGGCACCGGGGTCGGCCGCGGATACCACGGGGACGCCGCGCAGACCGCCGAGCGGTTCCTGCCGGATCCCGACGGTCCGCCCGGGGCGCGGATGTACCGGACCGGGGACCTGGTGCGGGTACGCCCCGACGGCGCCCTCGAGTTCGTCGGCCGGGTCGACGACCAGGTGAAGATCAACGGCGTACGGGTCGAGCCGGGCGAGGTGGAGGCGGTCCTCGAAACCCACCCCGACGTGATCGAGGCCGCGGTCCGCGCGGTCACCGACCCGCACGGCACCCGCCGGCTCGCCGCCTGGGTGGTCACCTCCCGCGACGACGCGGTCGACGAGTTCCTCGGTCACCTGCGCGACCGGCTGCCGCCCAGCGCCGTGCCGGCGTACCTGAGCCGGTTGGCCACCCTGCCCCGCACGACGAGCGGCAAGACCGACCGGGCCCGGCTGCCCGAGCCGGACTGGGCGGGCCCGGCACCACGGACGGCGGACTCGCCGACGCCCGGGACCGCCGCTGAGCAGATCGTGGTGGCGGCGTGGCGACGGTTGCTCGGCGTCGACGACATCGGCCCCGAGGACGACTTCTACCGCCTCGGCGGGCACTCGCTGCTGATGACCCGGCTGCTGGCGACGCTACGCGAGCTCTCCGGGTTGGACCTGGACTTCCGCGAGCTGAACCTCGCGACGACCGTGCGCGAGCAGGCGCGGCTGCTGCGCCAGGCACAGCGGGCACGCCCCATCGAGCGGCTGCCGGCGGGGGCACGCCTGCCCCTGTCGCACGCGCAGGAACGCTTCTGGGTGCTCGACCGGATGAATCCCGGCAGCCCGGAGTACCTGCTCCCGATGCTCGTCCGGCTCGACGGCGACACCACCGCGGCGGTGGTGCGGGAGGCACTGACCCGCCTCATGGCCCGCCACGAGGTGCTGCGCACCTGCTACCGGATGGACGCCGAAGGCCTGCGGGCCGTCCTCGAACCCGCGCCGGACGTGCCACTGCGCACCGTCGAGACGACCCCCGCCGAGGTCGGCAAGGTCGTCGCCGCGGAACTGGGCACCGGCTTCGACCTCGCGGCGGCGCCCCTGTTCCGGGCGACCCTGGTACGCGACGGCGGGGCCGGACAACTGCTCCTGCTGGTCTGCCACCACATCATCTGCGACGGCTGGTCGACCCGGATCCTCGCCGACGAACTGGCCGAGACGATCGCCGCGATCGGGCAGGGGCGACCCGCGCACCTGCCGGAGCTGCCGATCCGGTACTCCGACGCCGTCGCCTGGCTCCGGTCGCGACTGACCGGGGAACTGCTCGCCGAGCAGATCGGATACTGGCGCCAGACGCTCGCCGACCTGCCCCCGCTCGACCTGCCGATCAGGGGCGGGCGCCCCGAGCAGCGCAGCATCGAGGGCGGCGCGGTGCGTTTCGAGATCCCCGCGGCCAGCGTCCGCGAGCTGCTGGAGATCGGCCGGCAGGCCGGGGCCACCCCGTACGTCGTCTGCCTGACCCTGTGGATCGTGCTGCTCGGCAACGCCGGCAGCGGATGGGACTTCGGCGTCGGCGCCCCACACTCGGGACGGACCCGACCGGAACTCCACGACCTCGTCGGGTTGTTCATCGATGTCGTGGTCATCCGCGCGCGGCTGACGCCCGAGCTGACCTTCACCGAGGCCCTGACCCGGGTCGAGCGGACCTGCCGGGAGGGCCTGGCCCATCAGGCGGCGCCGTTCGAGGCCGTCGCCGACGCCCTGGTCCAGCCTCGGGATCCGGCGCGGACACCGCTGTTCCAGACCCTGGTCACCATGGCCGGGGACGGCCTGGTGGGCCAGCACTGGCAGGAGGCCGACCTCGATCTGCTGGCGCAGGCGTGGACCGTCGCCCGCACCGATCTGGCGCTCACCGTGTGGCCACAGCCCGACGGGCGCTACGTGGGCGCCGTCGAGTACGCCTCGGCGCTCTACGACCGGGCGACGGCGGTCACGCTGGCCGACCGGCTGCGCGCACTCGCCGGACGGTTCGCCGCCGAACCGGCGCTCCCGGTGGGTGCGGCGGGCCCCGTCCTGGCGATGCCGGTGGCCGCGCCCGCCGCCAACGCCGATCACACCGCCACCACGGCGTCGGCACCGCCGGCGCTGGCGCCGCACCAGGAGACGATCCTCGGGTTCATCCGGGACCTGCTCGGGCGCGACGACATCGGCACCGACGACGACATCCTGGAGCGCGGGGGCAACTCCCTGCTGGCGGCGCGGCTGCTCTGGACGATCAAGAGCGTGTTCGGAGTCGAGCTGCCCATGCGGACGTTCTTCGACCAACCCACCGCCGCCGGCCTCGGCCGCGAGGTCGAACGCCTGGTTTGCGCCGAGATCGACGGGTTCGGAGACGTCGGCAAAGGCTGA
- a CDS encoding TauD/TfdA family dioxygenase, translating into MTPITSEIVELRDLALTEDERSALSAVVARLARTAPAVVDEAAWQARARLGGCHLPPRLLAAIRGFRYDAGVDGRLTITNLPIGAEALPPTPTVPESVEREATTPATVAMLIGLQLGEVIAYREEKHGALVQNVVPVPSLATSQSNGGSVQLEFHTENAFHPDRPHYVGLLCLRPAHEDRVGTQVASVRRAFPLLDEGSRTVLREARFVTVAPPSFRSASESEPHPVLLGNEEDPDLCVDFHATSALDDKADQALAALREALTEVRCDLVLRPGDMVFLDNRLVVHGRVAFRPRYDGNDRWLHRVFVHLDNRRTRSRRAGNGAVLF; encoded by the coding sequence TTGACTCCCATCACAAGTGAAATCGTTGAGCTCCGCGATCTGGCGCTCACCGAGGACGAGCGGTCCGCGCTGTCCGCCGTGGTGGCGCGCCTGGCGCGTACCGCGCCGGCGGTCGTCGACGAGGCGGCCTGGCAGGCGAGGGCCCGACTCGGCGGATGCCATCTGCCGCCCCGGCTGCTGGCGGCGATCCGGGGCTTCCGGTACGACGCCGGCGTCGACGGCCGGCTGACCATCACCAACCTGCCCATCGGGGCCGAGGCGTTGCCGCCCACCCCGACCGTGCCGGAGTCGGTCGAGCGGGAGGCCACCACCCCCGCCACGGTCGCCATGCTGATCGGGCTGCAACTCGGCGAGGTCATCGCGTACCGCGAGGAGAAGCACGGTGCGCTGGTGCAGAACGTCGTCCCGGTGCCGTCGCTGGCGACGTCGCAGAGCAACGGCGGCTCGGTACAACTGGAGTTCCACACCGAGAACGCGTTCCACCCCGACCGGCCGCACTACGTCGGGCTGCTCTGCCTCCGCCCCGCCCACGAGGACCGGGTGGGGACCCAGGTGGCCTCCGTGCGTCGGGCCTTCCCGCTGCTCGACGAGGGAAGCCGCACGGTCCTGCGCGAGGCGCGGTTCGTCACCGTCGCGCCGCCGTCGTTCCGGTCGGCGAGCGAGTCCGAACCGCATCCGGTGCTGCTCGGCAACGAGGAGGACCCGGACCTCTGCGTCGACTTCCATGCCACCTCCGCGCTGGACGACAAGGCCGACCAGGCCCTGGCCGCACTCCGCGAGGCGCTGACGGAGGTCCGGTGCGACCTGGTGCTCCGCCCCGGCGACATGGTCTTCCTGGACAACCGGCTGGTGGTGCACGGGCGGGTCGCGTTCCGGCCGCGCTACGACGGCAACGACCGGTGGCTGCACCGGGTCTTCGTGCATCTGGACAACCGCCGTACCCGGAGCCGCCGTGCCGGCAACGGCGCGGTGCTGTTCTGA
- the acpS gene encoding holo-ACP synthase — protein sequence MRLGVDLVEIARISRIAAHPGGRRLVFTAAELAHADTLGQRRATEYLAGRFGAKEAVAKVLGRGLGQGLVWRDIEVVADRYGAPTVTLRGGARAVATAAGIDRVEVSLSHQGGLVVCVAAALPGAAGASAGDDPDPGWRCG from the coding sequence ATGAGACTCGGGGTCGACCTGGTCGAGATCGCCCGGATCTCGCGGATCGCCGCCCACCCGGGCGGCCGGCGGCTCGTCTTCACCGCCGCCGAGTTGGCGCACGCCGACACCCTCGGCCAGCGGCGCGCCACCGAATACCTGGCCGGCCGGTTCGGCGCGAAGGAAGCGGTGGCGAAGGTGCTGGGTCGGGGCCTTGGCCAGGGCCTGGTGTGGCGCGACATCGAGGTGGTCGCCGACCGGTACGGGGCGCCGACGGTCACGCTGCGCGGCGGTGCCCGGGCAGTCGCCACCGCGGCCGGGATCGACCGTGTCGAGGTGTCCCTGAGCCACCAGGGCGGCCTGGTCGTCTGCGTGGCCGCCGCGCTACCCGGGGCGGCCGGCGCGAGCGCCGGCGACGACCCGGACCCCGGGTGGCGCTGCGGATGA
- a CDS encoding acyl-CoA dehydrogenase family protein → MGRRAGVQHDAGAGGRPRRRHGPGVGGPGARRTPGRARRHGVGRPARRLPKDGLRRGGRGGPRPRRRPAVEPGEAHRHPLAREASRWAVRSLGPAALVEHPLLEKWSRDVCAFEFMEGTSDIQRQHIVRSYLKGRARRGVATGAKEEP, encoded by the coding sequence GTGGGGCGCCGTGCGGGTGTTCAACACGATGCGGGTGCAGGTGGCCGCCCTCGCCGTCGGCACGGGCCTGGCGTTGGTGGACCTGGTGCGCGCCGAACGCCCGGCCGCGCCCGGCGCCACGGCGTTGGCCGCCCGGCTCGACGCCTGCCGAAGGATGGTCTACGCCGCGGCGGCCGTGGTGGACCGCGACCGCGCCGCCGGCCAGCTGTCGAGCCTGGCGAAGCTCACCGCCACCCGCTCGCGCGCGAGGCCAGCCGCTGGGCGGTCCGGTCGCTCGGTCCGGCGGCGCTGGTCGAGCACCCGCTGCTGGAAAAGTGGAGCCGTGACGTCTGCGCCTTCGAGTTCATGGAGGGCACGAGCGACATCCAGCGCCAGCACATCGTCAGGTCCTACCTGAAGGGCCGCGCCCGGCGCGGGGTCGCCACCGGGGCGAAGGAGGAGCCATGA
- a CDS encoding acyl-CoA dehydrogenase family protein encodes MRGRRALALAAVRIGVLTSLLHLAVERLAGRTFRGVPLIEQQLVVGAVADVVTELELSAAALDDTRDGHDGGDTAPPVEVAACWHERLTEAGWTVARLLGAEGYLATHPARSLYVSTLVADVWVPRPTAAGA; translated from the coding sequence CTGCGCGGCCGGCGCGCCCTCGCGCTTGCCGCGGTGCGGATCGGCGTGCTCACCAGCCTGCTGCACCTGGCGGTGGAGCGGCTGGCCGGGCGCACCTTCCGCGGGGTCCCCCTGATCGAGCAGCAGTTGGTCGTCGGCGCGGTCGCCGACGTGGTGACCGAGCTGGAGCTGTCCGCCGCGGCCCTCGACGACACCCGTGACGGTCACGACGGCGGTGACACGGCACCGCCGGTGGAGGTCGCGGCCTGCTGGCACGAACGCCTGACCGAGGCGGGATGGACCGTGGCCCGACTCCTCGGCGCCGAAGGGTACCTCGCCACCCATCCGGCCCGGAGCCTGTACGTCTCCACACTGGTCGCGGACGTCTGGGTGCCCCGGCCGACGGCGGCCGGAGCGTGA